A portion of the Corynebacterium jeikeium genome contains these proteins:
- the cas3 gene encoding CRISPR-associated helicase Cas3', protein MSNMGSNLADVLSEIARLQWAKWDWQSEEALSLAQHLNDAQDVAFYLWDEWLPESLRQVLTDEFGSKERARAWVAFYAGGHDIGKASYAFSVKVPELYDRVRPYGLGAAATLSSKELRGAPHGAVGAYALWIWLLENHGFSEDSANTHIAPIGGHHGKFPDENLLHSAEDFVEELEGEKWQHIRSEFFDAVATRAGLTATDCEQRREQELSAQAQMLLTGIVVMADWLASNTDLFPLSMFDASSTSRSDDAIDGLNLPDPWDPRPESSADDLFRARFDLPAGATPYPVQLDAVKLAEEVDKPGLLLLEAPTGEGKTEAALAAAEVLAAKFGCGGVQVALPTCATSDAMFSRVLKWLDRAIAEDQLASAMLTHSRAQFNDEFQGLKFPSQSFSAIYDEEYGANSKEPAVEAHWWLRSRKTAALADFTVGTIDQFLFSALQSKHVMLRHLGLAGKVLILDEVHAADIYMQQYLYRALEWCGAYGVPVIALSATLPPDARFHLMEAYASGIAQLGNAQIPNKILGQMEVAKDERAYPLLTFVNEDGVTVRKPKASSRRQVVSLEFCDDSSVVHKLAEELHDGGCAVVVCNTVQRAQTLYDEICSDGSFTDEEVFLLHSRFAAADRRAKEEELVAKYGKSGVRPQRGVVVSTQIVEQSLDLDFDIMFSDFAPSDLLIQRAGRLHRHSRKNRPERLQTPRLVLFGGTEIRDSNAPEFVSGSKRIYGTALLMRTASALMGRKQFISPDDVAGIVRETYDADAQCPVSWRKDWDEAVKEQQVRGEKLAEKAKRSLGPSPNEKDMSLWFQHGSAEEFRGQSQVRDIEESIEVVLVEQRGSELYSLPWLENRGGESLSNANGVDDELAREVAKCTISLPYWQVGGVDEFIAELERFGSPSWQLSSWLKGLLPLPLNESGECHVNGVSFSYDMKYGLRSIREKESQ, encoded by the coding sequence ATGTCGAACATGGGCTCGAACTTGGCAGATGTACTGTCTGAAATAGCTCGCTTGCAGTGGGCTAAGTGGGATTGGCAAAGTGAAGAGGCGTTGAGTCTCGCACAACATTTGAATGATGCCCAGGATGTGGCTTTTTATCTCTGGGATGAGTGGTTGCCGGAATCACTAAGGCAAGTGCTTACCGATGAGTTCGGCTCGAAAGAACGAGCCCGTGCATGGGTTGCTTTCTATGCTGGTGGGCACGATATTGGTAAGGCGTCTTATGCTTTTTCGGTTAAAGTTCCGGAACTGTATGACCGTGTGCGCCCGTATGGGCTAGGCGCTGCGGCAACACTTTCCTCCAAGGAGTTACGTGGAGCGCCCCACGGCGCTGTCGGTGCGTATGCTCTGTGGATTTGGTTGCTGGAAAACCACGGATTTAGTGAAGATTCTGCTAATACACATATTGCACCTATTGGTGGCCATCACGGCAAGTTTCCCGATGAGAATCTGTTGCATTCTGCCGAAGACTTCGTCGAAGAACTCGAAGGTGAAAAGTGGCAACACATTCGTTCTGAATTCTTCGACGCCGTGGCCACAAGGGCAGGTTTAACGGCGACTGATTGTGAACAACGCCGAGAGCAAGAGCTGTCAGCGCAAGCGCAAATGCTTCTGACGGGAATTGTGGTCATGGCTGACTGGCTTGCTTCGAACACTGATTTATTTCCACTGTCGATGTTTGATGCATCGTCGACAAGCAGAAGCGATGATGCGATTGACGGATTAAATCTTCCGGATCCGTGGGATCCTCGCCCGGAAAGTAGTGCGGATGACTTATTTCGCGCTCGGTTTGACCTGCCTGCTGGTGCCACCCCATACCCAGTTCAGCTGGACGCAGTAAAGCTTGCTGAGGAAGTGGATAAACCAGGCCTGTTGCTGCTAGAAGCACCGACTGGTGAAGGTAAGACAGAGGCTGCACTTGCGGCCGCGGAAGTTCTTGCAGCCAAGTTCGGATGTGGTGGTGTGCAAGTCGCGTTGCCTACATGCGCCACGTCAGATGCCATGTTTTCTCGTGTTTTGAAGTGGCTCGACCGTGCGATTGCGGAAGACCAGTTGGCCTCTGCGATGCTCACGCATAGTCGCGCGCAGTTTAATGATGAATTCCAAGGTCTTAAGTTTCCGTCACAGAGTTTTTCGGCTATTTATGACGAAGAATATGGTGCCAATTCTAAAGAGCCTGCAGTTGAGGCTCATTGGTGGCTACGCTCTCGTAAAACTGCAGCGCTGGCAGACTTTACTGTTGGCACAATCGATCAGTTCCTTTTCTCGGCGCTGCAGTCAAAGCATGTCATGTTGCGGCATCTGGGGCTTGCCGGAAAGGTATTGATCCTCGATGAGGTGCATGCTGCAGACATTTACATGCAGCAGTATTTGTACCGCGCATTGGAATGGTGTGGCGCATATGGGGTTCCAGTCATTGCGTTGTCGGCAACGCTTCCACCGGATGCTCGTTTTCATTTGATGGAGGCCTATGCCTCGGGGATTGCGCAGTTAGGAAATGCTCAAATTCCCAACAAGATTCTTGGCCAGATGGAAGTTGCCAAAGACGAACGTGCCTATCCACTTCTGACCTTTGTAAACGAGGATGGTGTCACGGTCCGTAAGCCAAAGGCTTCATCTCGCAGGCAGGTGGTATCGCTCGAATTCTGTGATGACTCATCTGTTGTTCACAAGCTGGCAGAGGAACTTCATGATGGTGGTTGCGCCGTAGTCGTATGCAATACAGTTCAGCGGGCCCAAACGCTTTACGACGAAATTTGTTCTGACGGTAGCTTCACTGATGAGGAAGTATTTTTGCTTCATTCGCGCTTCGCTGCGGCAGATCGACGGGCTAAAGAAGAAGAGCTTGTTGCCAAATACGGCAAGTCTGGCGTGCGCCCACAGCGAGGCGTGGTGGTGTCAACGCAAATTGTTGAGCAATCCCTTGACCTGGATTTTGACATTATGTTTAGCGATTTTGCGCCTTCGGACCTGCTGATTCAGCGGGCGGGTCGTCTCCATCGGCACAGTCGTAAAAACCGTCCGGAGCGACTTCAAACGCCACGACTGGTGCTCTTTGGGGGCACTGAGATTAGGGATAGCAATGCTCCAGAGTTTGTGAGCGGTAGTAAACGGATTTATGGCACTGCGTTGCTGATGCGGACGGCCTCAGCGTTGATGGGGCGTAAGCAGTTTATTTCGCCAGATGATGTCGCAGGAATAGTTCGTGAAACGTATGACGCAGATGCGCAGTGTCCAGTCAGTTGGCGAAAAGACTGGGATGAGGCGGTGAAGGAGCAGCAAGTGAGGGGAGAGAAGCTTGCTGAAAAAGCGAAACGTTCGCTCGGTCCATCGCCAAACGAAAAAGACATGAGTCTGTGGTTCCAGCATGGATCTGCAGAAGAGTTTCGTGGGCAGTCGCAGGTGAGAGATATCGAAGAGTCAATAGAAGTAGTTCTTGTAGAACAGCGAGGCAGCGAACTCTATTCATTGCCGTGGCTGGAAAATCGCGGTGGTGAGTCTCTGAGTAATGCCAATGGAGTCGACGACGAATTAGCACGCGAAGTTGCTAAATGCACCATTTCGCTGCCTTATTGGCAAGTCGGGGGAGTGGACGAGTTCATCGCTGAATTGGAGCGGTTTGGTAGCCCCTCTTGGCAACTTAGCTCCTGGCTAAAAGGGCTTCTGCCATTGCCATTGAACGAAAGTGGGGAATGCCATGTTAACGGAGTTAGTTTTTCATACGATATGAAGTATGGATTGCGGTCCATTCGAGAAAAGGAGTCGCAGTGA
- the casA gene encoding type I-E CRISPR-associated protein Cse1/CasA, which produces MRYEVWIAVHSRKGVAVSGAEPSFNLLDEPWIKVTGHDGNGRELGLRDIFAQAGELKRISGESPAQDFAILRVVLAVLYRAFDFGEDVKENRKQWAAAWEDKKLPLERISRYLDEYSHRFDLLDREAPFMQTPTLATKSGEWKSLKVIIPDSSELGNLFHRRSALTPLPFAEAARWLVHCLAFDVSGIKSGAVGDSRVKDGKGYNSGIGWAGWLGGTVLEGQSLLETLLLNVVDHKPVAWEGAPIWELPVPTSAVSDTPLPKGQLTLLTWPQRRIRLRVESGMVIGALVCVGDSVDYLHQDAIEMMSPWRYSEPQSKKAKEDIYMPKAINPDRALWRGLSAVLPEAEVDTTKGRTGSEVKISKPAGVMEALKTRTGRRSGIVPQNYRLSLRMVGYEYGPQMASYNRLLTDDLAFPALLAADKQTIQFVLLAANRTQDTAAELRKFANNLAIASGGERGAAGFSAEGSFYSDVDPVFRQWVSGLTSETDLSNHLATWTEQLRRLALAKAAELIAGVPDSAWSGREVDERQYNVGHAELWFRRGLGKVLPRPEEQKPREKVN; this is translated from the coding sequence ATACGATATGAAGTATGGATTGCGGTCCATTCGAGAAAAGGAGTCGCAGTGAGCGGAGCTGAGCCGAGTTTTAATCTGCTCGACGAGCCCTGGATTAAGGTCACGGGGCACGATGGCAATGGTCGGGAATTAGGCCTTCGAGATATCTTTGCGCAGGCTGGTGAGTTAAAACGGATCTCCGGTGAATCGCCAGCGCAGGACTTTGCGATTTTGCGCGTGGTTCTTGCGGTTCTTTATCGCGCATTCGACTTTGGAGAAGATGTCAAGGAAAACCGCAAACAATGGGCGGCAGCATGGGAGGACAAGAAGCTGCCGTTAGAGCGCATCAGCCGCTATTTAGATGAATATTCGCACCGATTCGATTTGCTCGATCGGGAAGCCCCTTTCATGCAAACTCCTACGCTTGCTACAAAAAGTGGAGAGTGGAAGAGCCTTAAAGTAATCATTCCGGATTCGTCGGAGTTGGGCAATCTTTTCCACCGACGTTCGGCACTCACGCCCCTTCCTTTTGCAGAAGCAGCTCGTTGGCTTGTTCATTGTCTCGCATTTGACGTTTCGGGAATTAAATCGGGTGCAGTGGGTGATTCCCGAGTAAAGGACGGCAAAGGCTATAACAGTGGCATCGGCTGGGCAGGATGGCTTGGCGGTACCGTACTTGAAGGGCAAAGCCTACTTGAAACGTTGCTACTGAATGTCGTTGATCATAAGCCTGTGGCCTGGGAAGGTGCTCCTATTTGGGAGCTTCCGGTTCCGACGTCCGCAGTTTCGGACACGCCACTTCCGAAGGGACAACTCACTCTTCTTACTTGGCCGCAGCGGCGTATTCGGCTTCGTGTGGAAAGCGGCATGGTTATCGGTGCGCTCGTTTGTGTTGGTGATTCAGTGGACTATCTGCATCAAGATGCAATCGAAATGATGTCGCCGTGGCGCTATAGCGAGCCACAGTCGAAGAAAGCCAAAGAAGATATCTATATGCCAAAGGCAATCAACCCTGACCGAGCTCTTTGGCGAGGTCTTTCGGCTGTGCTGCCCGAAGCAGAGGTCGATACGACTAAGGGGCGCACTGGCAGTGAGGTAAAGATTTCAAAGCCCGCCGGTGTCATGGAAGCGTTGAAGACTCGAACAGGTCGCCGCAGTGGCATTGTGCCCCAGAATTACCGGTTGAGTCTTCGGATGGTTGGTTACGAATATGGTCCCCAAATGGCTTCGTACAACCGTCTATTAACAGATGATTTAGCGTTCCCTGCGCTTTTGGCTGCCGATAAACAGACCATCCAATTCGTGTTGTTGGCCGCAAACCGAACACAAGATACAGCAGCCGAACTGCGAAAATTTGCCAATAATTTGGCCATTGCGTCTGGTGGCGAACGCGGGGCCGCAGGCTTTAGCGCAGAGGGGTCCTTCTACTCGGATGTAGACCCAGTATTCCGTCAATGGGTTAGCGGACTTACGTCAGAAACAGACCTTAGTAATCACCTTGCAACTTGGACAGAACAGTTGCGGCGTTTGGCTCTCGCCAAAGCTGCGGAGTTGATAGCAGGTGTGCCTGACAGCGCATGGTCAGGTCGTGAGGTTGATGAGCGTCAGTACAACGTGGGGCACGCTGAGCTGTGGTTTCGGCGAGGGCTTGGAAAAGTTCTGCCACGGCCAGAAGAACAAAAACCTCGAGAGAAAGTTAATTAA
- the casB gene encoding type I-E CRISPR-associated protein Cse2/CasB, with translation MADTNRSQSRSSLLYSFVAGKAQRLAGGLANESSEARASLAVLRRSLSAPLAEQPQVWSEVFNSFPAELEGPRDEPGVYETAAHLALAFFALHQQSRNEPMHKANEGFGTAMCRLHQVSGENQKKGIERRFNAALTAQTTDELVHHLRGLIQMLRSYSIPMDYGQLANDLVALNYSDSARRVRLRWARDMNRVPQSEIDDHDRAVEN, from the coding sequence ATGGCTGATACGAATAGGTCGCAGTCGCGCAGCTCCCTGCTGTACAGCTTTGTTGCCGGCAAGGCACAAAGGTTAGCAGGTGGTCTGGCCAACGAAAGCTCGGAAGCTCGTGCCTCCCTTGCGGTGCTTCGCCGCTCCCTGAGTGCGCCGCTGGCAGAGCAGCCCCAGGTGTGGTCAGAGGTATTCAATTCGTTCCCGGCGGAGCTTGAAGGCCCTCGAGATGAGCCGGGGGTCTACGAAACTGCAGCACACCTTGCATTGGCCTTTTTTGCACTCCATCAGCAATCGAGAAATGAGCCTATGCATAAGGCCAACGAAGGATTCGGCACGGCTATGTGCAGGCTCCATCAGGTATCAGGTGAAAACCAGAAAAAGGGTATTGAGCGACGATTTAATGCTGCGCTTACTGCGCAAACAACTGATGAGCTAGTTCACCACTTACGTGGACTAATTCAGATGCTGAGGAGCTACAGCATTCCAATGGATTACGGCCAATTGGCCAATGACTTGGTGGCGTTGAACTATTCAGATTCAGCTCGCCGTGTACGACTTCGTTGGGCACGGGATATGAACAGAGTTCCGCAATCCGAAATCGATGACCATGACCGCGCAGTAGAAAACTAG
- the cas7e gene encoding type I-E CRISPR-associated protein Cas7/Cse4/CasC: protein MTIYIDIHALQTVPPSNLNRDDTGSPKTANYGGVRRARVSSQAWKRAARKEFENLLDLDKLGQRTRFSPSLIAAEIILQAPELEESAEHLALSVLQKTKLKQAKPKKGEEDTRIRTEYLLFVSRAQIKALADLAIQYQDDPAKIPAKEAKEALNNEHSVDIALFGRMLADAPDLNVDATCQFNHAISVHPTVTEFDYFTAVDDNAAEDNAGAGMIGTVEFTSSTLYRYATVNASELAHSLGSKEAASEAAGALLKAFALSMPTGKQNTFANRTRPDLIVVQVRDDQPVNLSEAFEDPVEATRGRTENASIKLAEYAAEQDGAYDSHPLGGAYLATGGAATEAAMEKLNVFGNRTDMAGLVNLVEQAVMEKVEL from the coding sequence ATGACCATCTACATTGATATTCACGCACTCCAAACTGTCCCGCCATCAAACCTGAACCGAGATGACACGGGTAGTCCAAAGACAGCCAACTACGGCGGTGTGCGTCGGGCCCGAGTTTCCAGCCAAGCATGGAAGCGCGCAGCACGTAAGGAATTCGAGAACTTACTCGACCTTGATAAGTTGGGACAGCGTACTCGCTTCAGCCCGTCATTGATTGCTGCGGAAATCATTTTGCAGGCTCCGGAGCTGGAAGAAAGCGCTGAGCATCTAGCGCTGAGTGTTCTGCAGAAGACGAAGTTGAAGCAGGCAAAGCCCAAAAAGGGTGAAGAAGACACGCGTATCCGTACTGAGTATCTGCTGTTTGTTTCCCGCGCGCAAATTAAAGCGTTAGCTGATCTGGCAATTCAGTACCAGGACGATCCGGCCAAAATTCCTGCGAAGGAAGCGAAGGAAGCGCTAAATAACGAGCACTCAGTCGACATTGCCCTCTTCGGTCGTATGTTGGCGGATGCTCCAGACCTAAATGTTGATGCGACGTGCCAGTTCAATCATGCTATTTCTGTTCATCCGACAGTTACGGAGTTTGACTACTTTACTGCGGTTGATGACAACGCGGCGGAGGACAACGCTGGTGCTGGCATGATTGGCACGGTGGAATTCACCTCGTCTACGTTGTACCGCTACGCAACGGTCAACGCTAGTGAATTGGCTCATTCTTTGGGGTCGAAGGAGGCAGCATCTGAAGCTGCTGGCGCACTACTCAAGGCATTTGCGCTTTCGATGCCAACTGGTAAGCAGAACACGTTTGCTAACCGAACGCGACCAGATTTGATTGTGGTCCAAGTTCGTGATGATCAGCCTGTCAATCTGTCAGAAGCTTTTGAAGACCCGGTGGAGGCTACTCGTGGCCGCACAGAAAACGCATCTATCAAGCTGGCAGAGTATGCCGCTGAGCAGGACGGTGCGTACGACTCTCATCCACTCGGAGGTGCGTATCTTGCCACTGGTGGCGCAGCGACTGAAGCTGCAATGGAAAAGCTGAATGTCTTTGGCAATCGCACTGACATGGCTGGTTTGGTCAACTTAGTTGAGCAGGCCGTCATGGAGAAGGTCGAGCTCTAA
- the cas5e gene encoding type I-E CRISPR-associated protein Cas5/CasD: MSVLLLRLAGPMQAWGDSSRFNHRGTRREPTKSGVVGLLAAASGRRRTDAIEDLASLGFGVRTDQIGKVERDFQTEIDWRNNKSKPLTYRDYLTDAIFTVAVEGPRSVLEGLADAVQRPAFPLYLGRRAFQPTGRIVLGIEEKPLEDALREAPWQASTWYRKRQPEVVSLPIVRDIRDGEAYDELIPDTPVSFDPRERKHEMRPVVHGWLEIENKEGKRPVFSHDPMSLLGGD, encoded by the coding sequence ATGTCGGTTCTCCTCTTGAGGCTCGCTGGACCTATGCAAGCATGGGGAGACTCGAGTCGATTCAATCACCGTGGTACGCGGCGAGAGCCAACGAAGAGCGGGGTAGTTGGTTTGCTTGCAGCTGCAAGCGGACGACGCCGTACTGATGCGATTGAAGATTTGGCATCACTGGGCTTTGGTGTTCGTACTGATCAGATTGGAAAGGTCGAGCGAGATTTCCAGACTGAAATTGATTGGCGAAACAATAAATCCAAGCCCCTGACGTATCGCGATTACCTCACTGATGCCATCTTCACTGTTGCAGTTGAAGGTCCACGCAGTGTCCTTGAAGGGCTTGCCGACGCGGTTCAGCGCCCAGCGTTTCCTCTCTATTTAGGCCGCCGTGCATTCCAACCGACGGGAAGAATCGTTTTAGGAATTGAGGAAAAGCCACTGGAAGACGCCCTGCGTGAGGCTCCTTGGCAAGCATCGACTTGGTACCGGAAACGTCAGCCAGAAGTAGTTTCGCTGCCAATTGTTCGGGATATACGTGATGGTGAGGCCTACGATGAGCTAATTCCGGATACTCCAGTCAGCTTTGATCCACGAGAGCGAAAGCACGAGATGCGGCCTGTGGTTCATGGGTGGCTAGAGATTGAAAACAAGGAAGGAAAGCGCCCTGTGTTTTCTCACGATCCAATGTCACTACTGGGAGGTGACTAG